Genomic segment of candidate division KSB1 bacterium:
TGACGCGCGCTTCTTTTCGCCAGGAGAAAACCGCAGCGACGATCACCCCGATGAAAAACGGGCCGTTGATCAAGGCGACGCGAGCCGCTGTTGGACCATCATCCCAAAGTTTCGGCGGCGCGAACAAACGATCCAAAAAATTTTGCAGGGATTCGTTGTTCCACAACGCATGCGCCAGGATCGCCAGCGCCAATCCCACAATCGGCAGGGTTATTTTCAGCCATTTTCGCGATGATTGCCGGCTCAAGCCCAGCCCGAGGCCGATGAGTGCCGTGTAGGTGGCATGGCCGGCAAGACCTTGCAGCGCGACGCGCAAAAAAAATTGAAAGGTTTGAATTTGGCCGCCGATATTCTGCGCCGGCTCATAGCGAAAAAAATAAGCGGCGTTTTCAGCCATCGCAAAGCCGATTCCCACCATCGCGCCGTAAATCAGGCCGTCGAGCGCGTCGTCAAACTCGTCGGCGGCATAGCGGAAAATCAGCAGCAAAACCGCGCCCTTGGTGAGTTCCTCGGTGAAGGGCGACACGACGTGGGGTTTGATATTGAAGAAAACCGCGGCGCTGGTGTTGAGCAGCGCGGCAATCGCGGCGCAGACCATGCTGCCCCATAACAGGCCGACGAGCAGCATGTGCCAGGGCTCCTTTTCGTTGCGGTCGATCAACGCCACGATCCAGGCGTACACCAACGCCGCAAGCACGGCGGTTGCCCAGGCCGTGGCCAGCGCTTTGGAATCTTGCGGATGCAGGCTGAAAAGCAGTTCCCCAATCAAATTGGTGACGGTGATAAACAACGCGCCGAAGACGAAGCCCTGAATGCGATGGACGTTTTTTTCGTAGCCGGGCCGGCGATTCGCCGCGGTGATTTGCCAGGTGGTTCTGAGCGATTGCGTGACGAGTGATTGGAATGTGGATGGCATTATCGATGACAAAAACAAGCGCTTTGTGCCCTATTTTGTTAAAAAGTATTTTTAATTGCAGTCTGATCCATCTCAACTTCCATGCACCTTGTAATTCGGCGCTTCGTGGGTGATGATGACGTCGTGCGGATGGCTTTCGCGCAAGCCGGCGGTGGTGATTTGGAGAAAGCGCGCTTTGGATTTCAATTCGGCGATGTTGGCGGCGCCGACGTAACCCATGGCCGCGCGCAGGCCACCGATGATTTGATAAACGATGTCGGAAATTTTGCCACGATACGGCACCCGCCCCTCGATGCCCTCCGGCACCAGTTTTTTGAGATTGGTTTCACCCTCCTGAAAATAGCGGTCGCTGCTGCCTTGCCTCATCGCCGCCAGCGAGCCCATGGCACGATAAACTTTGAAGCTGCGGCCTTCGAGATAAATCATCTCGCCGGGACTTTCTTCCGTGCCGGCAAACATGTTGCCCATCATCACCGTATCAGCACCGGCGGCTATCGCCTTTGCCACGTCGCCGGTTTGTTTGATGCCGCCGTCGGCAATCAACGGCACGTCGTGGCGCCGGCAGGCTTTGACGCATTCCATGATTGCCGTGATCTGCGGCACGCCGACGCCGGCGACGACGCGTGTCGTGCAAATCGAGCCGGGGCCGATGCCGACTTTCACCGCGTCCACGCCAGCCGTGATCAGCGCCAGCGCGCCCTCCTCCGTTGCCACATTGCCGGCGATGAGCTGAATTTTGGGAAAAGCCTGGCGCAACTGCTGCACGGTTTTGATCACGCCTCGCGAATGGCCGTGCGCCGTGTCGACGACGAGCACATCGACCTCGGCTTGCACGAGAGCCGCCGCGCGTTCCAGCGTGTCCTTTGCCACGCCGACGGCAGCGCCAACGCGCAAGCGACCTTGTTCGTCCTTCGCGGCGTTGGGATGCGTTTTCTTTTTCTGAATGTCTTTGACCGTGATCAAGCCTTTCAACCGGCCTTTGTCATCGACGATCAGCAGTTTTTCAATGCGGTGTTTTTGCAGCTTGCGTTCGGCTTCCTCGAGCGTGGTGCCGACCGGCGCGGTAATCAAATTTTCCCGCGTCATCACCTCGCTGAGACGCTGATCAAGATTGGTTTCAAACCGCAGATCGCGGTTGGTCAAAATGCCGACGAGCTTTTCTCCGCTCGGCGTATTTTCCACAATCGGAATGCCGGAGATGCGATAGCGCCGCATCAACTCCAGCGCCTCGCGAATGGATTTGTCGGGTGTGAGCGTGATCGGGTTGTTGATCATGCCGCTTTCCGAGCGCTTGACTTGATCGACTTCGCCGGCCTGCCGCGCGATCGGCAGGTTTTTGTGAATGACGCCGAGACCGCCTTCGCGCGCCAGCGCAATCGCCATGCGCGCTTCGGTCACGGTGTCCATCGCCGCGCTGACCAGGGGAATGTTCAATTTGATTTCGCGGGTCAATCGCGTCGAGACGTCCACGTCGCGCGGCAACACGTTGGATTCTTGCGGAATCAACAGGACGTCGTCAAACGTGAGGGCTTCGCCGATAATTTTATTCATGTGACCTTTGCCTTGAAGTTTTATTCATACGGCTCCAAATCTGGCTAAAGCTTGCTCTAATTTTTTAATCGTAGCATCTTTGGAAGCCACTTCCTGCTTCAGTTTCTCATGGTCGGCTTTTAAGTTTTCAAAAGCCTGTTCCAAAATCGATAAATTATGGTCAATTCTTTCCAAAACTCTGGTGAAGTGTTGGATGGTATCCTGCATAGCCTTTTGAAAATCCAGCGATTGTTGTTTGAAAATGCGCATTTCATCCTGAAAGACGGAAGTTTGTTGCTGGAAATCTTCCGTTCGCCTTTGGAATGAAAGTGTTTCCTGTTGAAATCTCTGGAACTCTTTGCGGTGCGCTTCTATTTTATCGTAGGCCATGCTTCCGGCCTCACCGATATTTTGATTGGTATCGACAAAGTCTTGTTTGGTTTTTTGGCGGAACAGTTCCGCAATCTTGAATTCATCGTCCATCCGCTTATTGACCGCGGCAAAATTTTCTTCGGTTTGTTGGCGAAATACCGCGATTTCTTTAAAGCCTTCATCCACTCTTGTGTTGACCGCGGCAAAATTTTCTTCGGTTTGTTGGCGAAATACCGAGATTTCTTTAAAGCCTTCATCCACTCTTGTGTTGACCGCGGCAAAATTTTCTTCGGTTTGTTGGCGAAATTCCGCCGCCTCTTTAAAGCCTTCGTCGACTCGTTGGTTGATGGCGGCAAAACTCGCTTCGGTTTGTTGACGAAATTCCGCCGCCTCTTTGAATTGTTTATCCGCTTCTTTAAATCCCTCGTCCACTTTCTTATCCAATTTGGTCAAGTGTTTAAATCCGTCGTCCACTTTCTTGTCCAGGGTGGTCAAGTGTTTAAATCCCTCGTCCACTTTCTCATCTAAAGCGGTCAAGCGAGTGAGTATTTTTTTCAAATTGCTACTTTCAGAGCTTGCTTTTGCCATGGTGATCCTCAGATTTCCTTGTGTTTGTTTGAGCATTTCATTGTGCTTTATAATTCTCCCACGATGGATTCCGCTACACGCACCACTTCACCTGCCGCGATCAGCCGGCTCGCAGCGATGATATCATTGGCCAAAATGCGATCTTGCACCAAAGTCGGCACGGCTTGCCGGATCAAATCGCGAACCGCGCCGGTGGCCGGGCCGGGTTGGAGCGGCGCGCACAAATCCAGCGCCTGGCAGGCGGCGAGCAGCTCGATGGCCAGCACATTCGTGGTGTTGCGCACGGCCTGGCGCGCCTTGATCGCTGCCGCCGCGCCCATGCTGACATAATCTTCTTTGTTGGCCGAAGTCGGAATCGAATCAACCGAGGCCGGATGGCTCAAAATTTTGTTCTCCGAAACGAGACTGGCGGCGGCGACTTGCGCGATCATGAAACCGGAATGCACGCCGAAATTTTTGATGAGAAAAGCCGGCAGCTCGCTGGCGCTGGCGACCGGGTCCATCATCAACGCCAAGCGCCGCTCGCTGATGTTGGCGAGATGCGTCACTAAAATAGAGAGAAAATCGCACGCGGTTGCAATCGGATGGCCGTGAAAATTTCCACCGGAAAGAATTTCTCCGGTTTGTTTCATTTCGCGAGAGTGATCTTCAACGAACACGAGCGGATTGTCGGTGGCGGCGTTCAGCTCGGTGGAAAAGATTTCGCCCAGCGCG
This window contains:
- a CDS encoding PrsW family intramembrane metalloprotease, translating into MPSTFQSLVTQSLRTTWQITAANRRPGYEKNVHRIQGFVFGALFITVTNLIGELLFSLHPQDSKALATAWATAVLAALVYAWIVALIDRNEKEPWHMLLVGLLWGSMVCAAIAALLNTSAAVFFNIKPHVVSPFTEELTKGAVLLLIFRYAADEFDDALDGLIYGAMVGIGFAMAENAAYFFRYEPAQNIGGQIQTFQFFLRVALQGLAGHATYTALIGLGLGLSRQSSRKWLKITLPIVGLALAILAHALWNNESLQNFLDRLFAPPKLWDDGPTAARVALINGPFFIGVIVAAVFSWRKEARVIAEQLAGELKPDDPYVAPEMMLSFGGRWRVRWRILWTCGIVAWWRLRQLQQAYIELAFCKWREKDDSEIRRRIERLREQLEI
- the guaB gene encoding IMP dehydrogenase, coding for MNKIIGEALTFDDVLLIPQESNVLPRDVDVSTRLTREIKLNIPLVSAAMDTVTEARMAIALAREGGLGVIHKNLPIARQAGEVDQVKRSESGMINNPITLTPDKSIREALELMRRYRISGIPIVENTPSGEKLVGILTNRDLRFETNLDQRLSEVMTRENLITAPVGTTLEEAERKLQKHRIEKLLIVDDKGRLKGLITVKDIQKKKTHPNAAKDEQGRLRVGAAVGVAKDTLERAAALVQAEVDVLVVDTAHGHSRGVIKTVQQLRQAFPKIQLIAGNVATEEGALALITAGVDAVKVGIGPGSICTTRVVAGVGVPQITAIMECVKACRRHDVPLIADGGIKQTGDVAKAIAAGADTVMMGNMFAGTEESPGEMIYLEGRSFKVYRAMGSLAAMRQGSSDRYFQEGETNLKKLVPEGIEGRVPYRGKISDIVYQIIGGLRAAMGYVGAANIAELKSKARFLQITTAGLRESHPHDVIITHEAPNYKVHGS